A stretch of DNA from Sebastes umbrosus isolate fSebUmb1 chromosome 14, fSebUmb1.pri, whole genome shotgun sequence:
AGAAGACTGACGCAGAAGAGGATCCAGTCCCTGCACCTGGCTCCCTGTCCTTCGCCCTCCTGGAACGAGAGCAGACCAAAGATGCCCTGCGAACCTCTCGTACCCTCGTTGTCCTCAGAGGCCTTCCGGGAAGCGGTAAAAGCTTCTTGGCACGCGCCATAGCCGATGCCTACAAAGACCACTGCTCTGTCCTCTCTGCTGACAACCACGGTGTGAAGCCAGAGAGTCCAGAATCATCCGTGGAAGGATACAAGGCTCTGGATGAGGCCGTGGTGGCCTGCTGCAGTGCAGGAACAGCCTCCTCCATGCTGATGGTGGTGGACGACACCAACCTCACCCAGGACCGGCTGGCCCGCCTGGGGGAGATCGCCGAGCAGCACCGCCTTGTCGCTGTCTTTTTGGAGCCGCGTACTGAATGGAGCAAAGATCCGGCACAGCTGAGCAAGAAGACCAGGCGTGGACTGGAGGAGGCCCAACTGGAAGCCATGAAAGGTTCACTGGAGGAAATGTCCCTTCCTCTTTACTTCGGCTGgtttcttctctcctccatccaGGACAAGGTTCGGTGCACATCGATGGACTTCCTGAAAACGCTGGACACCTTGGAGGCCTTCAAGAAACACCTGATtgactgtgagtgtgtttaaAGTTATTAAGTCTTTAAGCAGATTGATTTCTAAAAGCTTTTGGCATGACTAAGATGTAATTGATCTTGCTTTGTGTTTCCAGTCACTGGGAAAGCTGAGAAGGAGGTGGATTTGGAGCAGTACTTTCAAGCCAAAGGAAGCCTCCATTGCACTACAAAATACTGTGACTATGGAAAAGCAGAGGGTGCCAAAGAGTATGCACAGAATCCAGTAAGAAACCTGTCATTTACTTGTTTGCttctagattatttttttttgctgaaaggGCCCATGTCCACCGAAGCATTTGTTTTCCCAGACGCCATGCGCTCTTCTGAAAACATCATAGCTGGGAGCGCTTTTCAGGCGCTTTGCAGCTATGATGTGGAATATCCACATAAGTAAACatgtcggcacaaggtagaTTGCTTGCTCTGGcccttgctctggatgaagggaaggttGAAGCACGTAAGGAAGGAGGACGGATCTGCCGATCTATATGGGTTCATGAGATTTTGTGGGCGAGGAAATATCTCGGCGAGTACGATCGTTTGGTTCAGATTCAGATCAAATTTACTATCCCACGTGGGGAAATTTGTTTGGTCCAGTGCTCCAGACATGATCAGACATGATACTgtagaaacaataaaaacaacagcatgaCTTGCACAGTAAGACCACAACATGCtactaataataaacacatttgatcACATCTTTGTGGTAGgctatttgtcccgcccctcctccactatgattggacggctgggtaaaaaTTGATAGTGACGAGCGCAGCTTTTTATCCAAAGTTGAACATATTTCAACTCTCGGCAACTTGGAAAAAAACGGCAAACATGCAGAATTAACGCTCAGCACCGTGTCGCGCTACTGGGGTGCTGCTTACCATAGTGTAAATACGcagcgctcccattgcaaagcattaaaaaaatatgctggcCTCAGGAAAAAACGCTTTGGTGGACACGGCCCGTAGGTAACcagataaatatatatctgaTGGCTACATATGTCTGTAGGCATGTTCATGTattacttcattttatttcatgcatTGTTGAGGGAACATTTCAAAGAGCAACATCCTAGCAGAGTAATTTGACTATATTAAAACGTTTATTGAGTGATATTTCCTTATCATTTCcatttctcctctctccagGCTGTTAAAGATTTCTACGGTTCTGTGTTCGAGCTGTCACTGAGTGCACTCTTTGTGACTCCTCGCACAGTCGGTGCCAGAGTGTCCCTCACCGAGGAGCAGCTTTTGCTGTGGCCAGCTGATGCCGAAAAGGAGGCGGGGTCCGCCTCCCTGCCTCTGGGAAGCCGCGCCCACGTTACTCTAGGATGTGCCGAAGGCGTTCAGCCGGTTCAAACGGGTGTGGATCTGCTCCAGATCCTGGCCCTGCAGCAGGAGGGCCAGCAGGGGGAGCTCATCGAGGAGATGGAGCTCGGCTCGCTGACCTATTACGGCGAGGGGAGGTGGCTGCTCAGTCTCAGAGAGCCCATCTGCTCCCCAGCCTGCTTCTCCAGCTTCTACGAGCCCAAGGAGCTCGAGCCGACCAAAAAAGAgccagagaagaaaaagaagcagaAGTGCACCATACTGTAGATGGGGACGTGTGGCCGGGATGACTGGTGAATTAAAACTTAGGCTTACTCTGTGCaaggtttgtgtgtttgtgcagtgtTTAGGGTTTCACTTATAGCCACCCTAAATCCACAAGCTGTGTGCCTTTTTACTGTTGATTTGCACCACAACCCAAGATGCCTTCAATCCAGTTAGGCTTGTTGTCAA
This window harbors:
- the LOC119501591 gene encoding 2',3'-cyclic-nucleotide 3'-phosphodiesterase isoform X1; this encodes MDGDKSGEVLDASETPQQEETEMEKEVSSKLETPEEFTEPEKPPAAAEEPEQLAVNGHDIEVINVKETEELIVTENVTLSEEKTEMEIEDREKSEMEPDAGAVAPPEPDESSEKISDPVAALDTAPENTQPEPENDPEPLPVQTLLPESAPEPEPEKLAESLPQADLEEQTLPEPTMLQPPVDTQPPSQEEKVSEQQETELQTTMETGVEEVPKEEVAVKDVAAEPTKEVEEEKPAKTVLVADVSPEKPAETVLVADVSPEKPAETVLVAHVSPEKPTGVVTLKEEAAAEIGDVKPADEEKEAEPEKSDTVTVAEAAEGDKAEKTDAEEDPVPAPGSLSFALLEREQTKDALRTSRTLVVLRGLPGSGKSFLARAIADAYKDHCSVLSADNHGVKPESPESSVEGYKALDEAVVACCSAGTASSMLMVVDDTNLTQDRLARLGEIAEQHRLVAVFLEPRTEWSKDPAQLSKKTRRGLEEAQLEAMKGSLEEMSLPLYFGWFLLSSIQDKVRCTSMDFLKTLDTLEAFKKHLIDFTGKAEKEVDLEQYFQAKGSLHCTTKYCDYGKAEGAKEYAQNPAVKDFYGSVFELSLSALFVTPRTVGARVSLTEEQLLLWPADAEKEAGSASLPLGSRAHVTLGCAEGVQPVQTGVDLLQILALQQEGQQGELIEEMELGSLTYYGEGRWLLSLREPICSPACFSSFYEPKELEPTKKEPEKKKKQKCTIL
- the LOC119501591 gene encoding 2',3'-cyclic-nucleotide 3'-phosphodiesterase isoform X2; its protein translation is MDGDKSGEVLDASETPQQEETEMEKEVSSKLETPEEFTEPEKPPAAAEEPEQLAVNGHDIEVINVKETEELIVTENVTLSEEKTEMEIEDREKSEMEPDAGAVAPPEPDESSEKISDPVAALDTAPENTQPEPENDPEPLPVQTLLPESAPEPEPEKLAESLPQADLEEQTLPEPTMLQPPVDTQPPSQEEKVSEQQETELQTTMETGVEEVPKEEVAVKDVAAEPTKEVEEEKPAKTVLVADVSPEKPAETVLVADVSPEKPTGVVTLKEEAAAEIGDVKPADEEKEAEPEKSDTVTVAEAAEGDKAEKTDAEEDPVPAPGSLSFALLEREQTKDALRTSRTLVVLRGLPGSGKSFLARAIADAYKDHCSVLSADNHGVKPESPESSVEGYKALDEAVVACCSAGTASSMLMVVDDTNLTQDRLARLGEIAEQHRLVAVFLEPRTEWSKDPAQLSKKTRRGLEEAQLEAMKGSLEEMSLPLYFGWFLLSSIQDKVRCTSMDFLKTLDTLEAFKKHLIDFTGKAEKEVDLEQYFQAKGSLHCTTKYCDYGKAEGAKEYAQNPAVKDFYGSVFELSLSALFVTPRTVGARVSLTEEQLLLWPADAEKEAGSASLPLGSRAHVTLGCAEGVQPVQTGVDLLQILALQQEGQQGELIEEMELGSLTYYGEGRWLLSLREPICSPACFSSFYEPKELEPTKKEPEKKKKQKCTIL
- the LOC119501591 gene encoding 2',3'-cyclic-nucleotide 3'-phosphodiesterase isoform X3, translated to MDGDKSGEVLDASETPQQEETEMEKEVSSKLETPEEFTEPEKPPAAAEEPEQLAVNGHDIEVINVKETEELIVTENVTLSEEKTEMEIEDREKSEMEPDAGAVAPPEPDESSEKISDPVAALDTAPENTQPEPENDPEPLPVQTLLPESAPEPEPEKLAESLPQADLEEQTLPEPTMLQPPVDTQPPSQEEKVSEQQETELQTTMETGVEEVPKEEVAVKDVAAEPTKEVEEEKPAKTVLVADVSPEKPTGVVTLKEEAAAEIGDVKPADEEKEAEPEKSDTVTVAEAAEGDKAEKTDAEEDPVPAPGSLSFALLEREQTKDALRTSRTLVVLRGLPGSGKSFLARAIADAYKDHCSVLSADNHGVKPESPESSVEGYKALDEAVVACCSAGTASSMLMVVDDTNLTQDRLARLGEIAEQHRLVAVFLEPRTEWSKDPAQLSKKTRRGLEEAQLEAMKGSLEEMSLPLYFGWFLLSSIQDKVRCTSMDFLKTLDTLEAFKKHLIDFTGKAEKEVDLEQYFQAKGSLHCTTKYCDYGKAEGAKEYAQNPAVKDFYGSVFELSLSALFVTPRTVGARVSLTEEQLLLWPADAEKEAGSASLPLGSRAHVTLGCAEGVQPVQTGVDLLQILALQQEGQQGELIEEMELGSLTYYGEGRWLLSLREPICSPACFSSFYEPKELEPTKKEPEKKKKQKCTIL
- the LOC119501591 gene encoding 2',3'-cyclic-nucleotide 3'-phosphodiesterase isoform X4 is translated as MDGDKSGEVLDASETPQQEETEMEKEVSSKLETPEEFTEPEKPPAAAEEPEQLAVNGHDIEVINVKETEELIVTENVTLSEEKTEMEIEDREKSEMEPDAGAVAPPEPDESSEKISDPVAALDTAPENTQPEPENDPEPLPVQTLLPESAPEPEPEKLAESLPQADLEEQTLPEPTMLQPPVDTQPPSQEEKVSEQQETELQTTMETGVEEVPKEEVAVKDVAAEPTKEVEEEKPAKTVLVADVSPEKPAGVVTLKEEAAAEIGDVKPADEEKEAEPEKSDTVTVAEAAEGDKAEKTDAEEDPVPAPGSLSFALLEREQTKDALRTSRTLVVLRGLPGSGKSFLARAIADAYKDHCSVLSADNHGVKPESPESSVEGYKALDEAVVACCSAGTASSMLMVVDDTNLTQDRLARLGEIAEQHRLVAVFLEPRTEWSKDPAQLSKKTRRGLEEAQLEAMKGSLEEMSLPLYFGWFLLSSIQDKVRCTSMDFLKTLDTLEAFKKHLIDFTGKAEKEVDLEQYFQAKGSLHCTTKYCDYGKAEGAKEYAQNPAVKDFYGSVFELSLSALFVTPRTVGARVSLTEEQLLLWPADAEKEAGSASLPLGSRAHVTLGCAEGVQPVQTGVDLLQILALQQEGQQGELIEEMELGSLTYYGEGRWLLSLREPICSPACFSSFYEPKELEPTKKEPEKKKKQKCTIL